TGATCTTTCATATAACTACTTAGATGATCCAGAAATCGTCGATGTAAATTGATATCTAGCTAACTACTAAGTTATACGTATACTTTCTATAACggataatacattaatataatgtatacctataatgtactttttttCACTAACTTTATAGATATTCACTAATATGGAATCTTTGCGTGTTCTGTCTTTAACTGGAAATAATGTGATTTCGAAGATCAAAAACTATCGGAaaacattaacaataaaatgtgtaagttttaaaattctattaaaaattaaatagcataggtattattctaattttttgtaGTTGTATCCTCGTGGTTAgcacttatattatgtatatgtttttgtcATAAACAAAATCGATTGGAGAATATTTTAgccatataatgtaataacgaACGTTTTCATATATACTTGTATCAtaggtattttgttatataaaataattaaataataatgtatattaatttaatttaagtaagttaattgtacctatttttacAGAAGGAACTTCTTAATCTGGATGAGAGACCAATATTCAAAAAGGACCGTTTGTGCGCAGAAGCTTGGTGAgaattaattagaaatttcACACGTTAGAAATTACTTATACCGTAGTTATGCCtgtaggtaataatacatatattttaaattttaaggagTACTGGTGGAATCGAAGCAGAGCAAGCCATGAGAAGTAAATTAAATGCAGAAGAACAAAAAACCATTACGGATTCCGTACGCGCAATAATGAGCTTGCGTCGAAATAGGAATGTACAAATTACCCCGTCGGCCTCCGGGGACAGCGGCTTTCAGGGAAGTTTCGAAGGGAGAGATTCTACAGACAGTCTGGTTGTGTCTAAAGACTTTTACGACGAATGCGACTCTTTGGACGAAGATTCCGATTCCACCGACGATGGATCGTCTACTAAAGCCACAAATCCATTGGTATGcgaaattattgataatgacGACGGCGAAGACGATTCTTCGATATGCGACAATAGTACCCACAACGATAGTTTAAGAGATCTCGAGAATGACGTAGTAGATAGCTCGACTGATAGAAAGCGAGAACCAAGTACCTGCACCGCCACAGCGGACTGTGCCAGCGAAAGTCGAGAAGACATCGATGGTTGTAGCCCTACAATCATCGCAAAAGATGGTGACAAACCTGCAGAAAGACTTGACGAAAATTGCAAAAACTCCGTTGACAGTAAAGCCGACACGCTTGAGAGCGAGGTGGTGAATATCGCCACAGGTATCAATACCGAACCATCTCTTAAGCAGTGTACCAATGACGGTTTAAGTTTAAACGAATCGATTAGCTCGGTCATTGAACATACCAAAATGAGTTTGTTTCTAAAGAGACAAATTATTACGTCGATGCCGAatcaaattcaaacaaaaaagaaaaatgtgtaGAGATGTATTTGGATTTCAACGACGATGAGAATAGTAAtgaaaactacaataataataataataatgaagcaAATAATCGTTATCGGAATGTCGACGGATCaatcgaaaataaaacatttaaggaCAGTGATTCTGAAACTTTTGAAAGTGATTTACAAAAATGCGTCGAAAGTTCACCTATATTAGGTTCGgagaaaactattaaaacttcACAAATTCTATGCGCAAAAAAGCCGTATACTCTGGACATAATTGATCATAATAATGTCGAAGAAGAGccgattttatttacaaacttCAAATCTGATCAAACTGAAACCGAGGAAATTCCTATTCGACTTCCATGGTTGTTGTCATCTCAAACAGAAGaagagtattatattaaaaaaagttctgaataaattaataatcataaactgATGAAAACATATGGACATTTCTGCaaagtatattacaattatattgattCTAAAGCATTGATTTAttctacttaaatattttatcatttttttatttgcatatgTTTgtgcaaaatatttagaatatacataaaatacaaaataataatataatcgaaaatcaaaatattaaacccAACAATGTTGgttttttcatattgttgAATAGTGCAGGTTAGGTTATCTACTGCAAATGAATTAATGGGAGTAGAGAAACACCTCGTAAATTCGTAATCTATTTTTCCcgacctattatttataaataatatattaagagtTAAGAAGTAGGCTTTTAAGGAAATAACCGCATGTCTGGTatgaaatagtaatatttcaaCAGTAACTTATTGCTacattacttaaaaatgataagttaTTGTTATGGTTTCGTGGTTTCATGACTTCAATATTATGAGttgttaaactttatttaaaacgtttaatataaaaatcgttttcatCGTCGACATTTTTTACATGTTAGTTGTTactccatacattttatattcaaatcaaTCGTCATGTCTTGAACTTCCCacattttcaatgattccgTGTGAATTTCTTCCAGTTGTTTCTATAAAATGGGtttattagttgttttttttttttttatctaacttaatctaaaaatgtatcgttataacaaatatttatatacaggtatatggtatatatgtatattatatatatatcataatatcgtattaattGATACCTATTAATACAAGTATATGCCGTTTTTATAAAGAAAGCGATAAATTTATGACcaacatttacaaaaaaaaaattatatact
The DNA window shown above is from Aphis gossypii isolate Hap1 chromosome 2, ASM2018417v2, whole genome shotgun sequence and carries:
- the LOC114121727 gene encoding LOW QUALITY PROTEIN: dynein axonemal assembly factor 1-like (The sequence of the model RefSeq protein was modified relative to this genomic sequence to represent the inferred CDS: inserted 1 base in 1 codon), producing the protein MEKIDETKDGFHKRLAPGMTKETLREICKQNKLYMIPRHNDVLYLHFKGFSKIENLEEYTGLKCLWIENNCLTYISGLENQTKLVGLYMHNNAISKIENLDSLVKLNTLNLSHNFVKVIENLDHLQDLNSLIISHNKLSSANDISHLVNCKTLSILDLSYNYLDDPEIVDIFTNMESLRVLSLTGNNVISKIKNYRKTLTIKCKELLNLDERPIFKKDRLCAEAWSTGGIEAEQAMRSKLNAEEQKTITDSVRAIMSLRRNRNVQITPSASGDSGFQGSFEGRDSTDSLVVSKDFYDECDSLDEDSDSTDDGSSTKATNPLVCEIIDNDDGEDDSSICDNSTHNDSLRDLENDVVDSSTDRKREPSTCTATADCASESREDIDGCSPTIIAKDGDKPAERLDENCKNSVDSKADTLESEVVNIATGINTEPSLKQCTNDGLSLNESISSVIEXYQNEFVSKETNYYVDAESNSNKKEKCVEMYLDFNDDENSNENYNNNNNNEANNRYRNVDGSIENKTFKDSDSETFESDLQKCVESSPILGSEKTIKTSQILCAKKPYTLDIIDHNNVEEEPILFTNFKSDQTETEEIPIRLPWLLSSQTEEEYYIKKSSE